Proteins from one Corynebacterium epidermidicanis genomic window:
- a CDS encoding PPA1309 family protein has translation MTTPEQASSNPSLNKAMLEAVDFIHAEGWDANPTLFALVPVELLGLPEEEGPLALVVQDELQGAVEDLLPQLAWPAEVEGVILAQEIMFREQGETDARPARLYSGVLRDNSQLTLLQLRPTEEELAAPFADDKVELRGGTNIAPEVIEALRFTLDAQEMDEE, from the coding sequence ATGACAACCCCAGAACAGGCCAGCTCCAACCCATCATTGAACAAAGCAATGCTGGAAGCGGTGGATTTCATCCATGCTGAAGGCTGGGATGCCAACCCCACCCTGTTCGCGCTAGTTCCGGTTGAGCTTCTGGGACTACCGGAGGAGGAAGGCCCGCTTGCCCTAGTTGTCCAAGACGAACTACAAGGTGCCGTGGAGGATCTACTCCCCCAGTTGGCGTGGCCCGCAGAAGTCGAAGGCGTAATTCTGGCCCAAGAAATCATGTTCCGCGAGCAGGGCGAAACTGATGCCCGCCCAGCCCGCCTCTACTCCGGTGTGCTTCGCGACAATTCTCAGCTCACCTTGCTACAACTACGCCCCACCGAAGAAGAACTCGCAGCTCCCTTCGCAGACGACAAGGTCGAGCTCCGCGGGGGCACCAACATCGCACCCGAAGTGATCGAAGCACTGCGGTTTACTTTAGATGCCCAAGAAATGGATGAGGAATAG